The DNA region GCCGCCGTCACATTCATAGCGGCCCGCGCCCCGCGGCCCCGGTCTGACGGATCGTTCGCCATCATTGCATGCCTCCGTGATCACGTACCGCTTCGGGATCCGCGGCGAGCTCGGCCGTCGATCTCCACGATCGCGCCATTTTGGATGTCGGGCAGGACTTCGACCGGCGGCCCGCTCTATCCCACGAGCAGGGAGGGGTCCGAAGAGACTGAGCGCGACGGAGAGCGTTCTCGAGAAGTTTTCCCGGATCAGTTGGCCGAGACCCTTCTTGGTGACCGATCCCACTCTGCCCGCAATCTCGCAGATGAAATACAACGGGATGATCAGCGAAACGCGAGACAAGACGGTGCGGCGGGTTCTGCTGGCCCTCCACGCGACCAGGTAGCCGAGAAACACCAAAAGATATCCCGCTCCCATGAGCGCGGCCGCCATCGGCGCAGTCGTCCGCACAAACATGTTCACCACGAGGAGAGCGCTCCCGAGCGCCACCAGTCCCGCGCCCCGCCACCCCGCCCGCGCCACGCCGAACAGCATCAGGGCGATCGACAGCAGGAGGAGCGGGATGGCGATGCCGTTGAGGAAGGCCAGCAGCGGTGAGGTTCCGCCCGGCGCCTGGCCCGCGCCGTTCACGGAGCCCATCCCGGCCATGCCACCCTGGCGGGCGGGCACTGCCTGCGGTGCCGACCAGTCCGGCCGCAAGTGACACGATCATGCCGGTGCAACTCACGAGCGCTCCGGCACCGCCGATCCACTGGCACACCTTCTCGCATCGCGTCAGCACGCCCCCGCCCTCCCCGCCGATCCGCCCTGAGCCGCCCGACCCGCTCTGCCACCGTCACCGTGCTCTCGCCATCGTTCGAACCAGCCGTCGTACTGCCCTTGGCAGATTCCACATGACGTAACCTGCATTGTAAACCAGCAATGCTGCCAACCCGAGCAGCAGGCTCGACGGTCAGGTGGGGCACAGCCCTCGCGCCTTCAATGCCTTGAAAGTGAGGGGGCGTGTGAAACGAACCTGTTTCTGCTCGCCGATCGCGGTCTGCATCGATGACCATCCTCGATTCGCTTGTCGTCCCAGCGGATCACCACGCCAGAGATCCAACTCAATAATACGTCGGGCGACCCCCCGCACGTCTCGGCCAACGATATGAGGTTGCCGCGCCCGGGCGCCGTCATGTCCCGGGCAGGCCCAACAACGCCGCCAGCCGCCTGCGGTCGAACCCGACCACGACCTCGCCGTCGATGACCGTCACCGGCGTGCTCGCGACGCCCAGATGCTCGAGCTCCTCCATCGCCGCCGGATCCTCGGCGATATTTCTCGCCTGGAACGGTATCCCGTGTTGGGTGAGGAACTCCTCGACCCTGCGACAGAAGATTCAACCCGGCTGGTTGAAGACCGTGACCGACCTGGCCATCGTGCATGCCTCCATTCGCAGCTGATCTCGATCACGCGAACCCTCAACTATGACACCCTGATCGCCGCAGCGTTCCTCGCCTTATCCCTGACGGCCTCCCCGCCGACGGATGGGGCGCGCGGCAGGCCTGACGAGACCGACACGGTCGTAGTAGCGGAGTGTTTTGGGCTCGATCGCAGCGCGCGCGCCGAGGCGCCCTATGGTTGCCTCGGTAACGGGATCTCGTGAGGTGACGTCGGCCGTCTTGCCGAGGATACCTGGGATGCAAAGACTATCCCACGCGCACCACGCGTAGAGGGTTTGGCCATCCACCCGGAGGTGGTGGGGCGGCATCTCTGCAAACGTGAGCCCGCCGAAGCCGGTGACCGCGCCGCCGTTGTCGTAAAACACCGCGCAGGCCGACAAGGCGCTGCTGACTGCCTCGGGCCGTAGGTTAAGCAGCGTCGCCAGGCGCGCAACGGACACCGGCTCGCCCTTGGCCAACTCTCGGTAGAGACTCACCGCGACACGACGGCCGATGGGGTCGAAGCGGGGGACGGCGGCAGCAATTTTCTCCGCGAGTTGCGTCACGTTCGTTGCTGCTTGCGGCATACTCTGATCTCCTCGAACGTAGTGCCTCCATCCTAAACCCTAAACCCGAGTTTAAGGTCAATACCGCACCGAAAGACGATGATCTCCTCTCAGGGAAAAGATGGTGGCGGCTCGGCGGAGTACGCTTGCGGCGAGCTGGCGCCCCCGTCGGGATCCGCCTTGGCGACAGATCAGCGCTTAGCCCTTGGCTAAGTGGGAACAGCGCTGCCCTCATGGGTAAAATTCAACATCTTCGGACCGGGTAGGTAGCCCGTCTCGAGCCGTTCAAGACGGAAGCCGCTGCCTTCGATCATGGCGCGGATCGGCCGGTTGAGGTGGCACCCGCCGCTGACCCGTCTCCACAACGGTGTCAAGCGATCCTGCCATCGACGCACGTTCTCCTCCGTCGCGAGCCCGTGCTCGACAAAGACCAGGCGGCCCCCTGGCCTCAAAACGCGGCGCATTTCATGGAGCGCGACATCCGCGTCAGGTATCGAGCATAACGTCCAGGTCGTGACGACAGTATCGACAGTCCCATCTTCGAGCGGAATAGCCTCTGCAGACCCCTCGATGAACGTCACCGGGACCGTTGCGCTGGTCGCACGCCGCGCCATGGCGATCAATCGCGGTACAGGCTCAAGCGCCAGTATCTCGCGCACGGAGCCGTAGAAAGGCAGATTCAGACCTGATCCGGCGCCGATCTCGAGGACCCGGCCTCGGGCCGAGCCGACGACCCGCTTACGATACGGCAACAGCTGCCGATTGCGCATCGCAAGATCGCAGAGGCGCGGCAGGACGAAATCACTGTAGAAGGCCATGGCCGCGTCCTTGACGTTTTGGGGTGTCGATCGTCATTGATGGCGTTGAATCGGGAGGTCTTTCCGGCCCGGGACCCCAGCCCTCAGGCACACAAAGGAGGCTCCCGGCCTGATTCCGTCATAGACGGGTTCGGCTGTTGGTAGGTCCCCTGGAGGCTGGGTGAGCGTCGAAGACGTGCCTGCGAGTGCGAGACCAGCGCGCACCAGCAATCCCTGCAGCTCTTCC from bacterium includes:
- a CDS encoding glutaredoxin family protein, which codes for MFCRRVEEFLTQHGIPFQARNIAEDPAAMEELEHLGVASTPVTVIDGEVVVGFDRRRLAALLGLPGT
- the merB gene encoding organomercurial lyase, with the translated sequence MPQAATNVTQLAEKIAAAVPRFDPIGRRVAVSLYRELAKGEPVSVARLATLLNLRPEAVSSALSACAVFYDNGGAVTGFGGLTFAEMPPHHLRVDGQTLYAWCAWDSLCIPGILGKTADVTSRDPVTEATIGRLGARAAIEPKTLRYYDRVGLVRPAARPIRRRGGRQG
- a CDS encoding class I SAM-dependent methyltransferase codes for the protein MAFYSDFVLPRLCDLAMRNRQLLPYRKRVVGSARGRVLEIGAGSGLNLPFYGSVREILALEPVPRLIAMARRATSATVPVTFIEGSAEAIPLEDGTVDTVVTTWTLCSIPDADVALHEMRRVLRPGGRLVFVEHGLATEENVRRWQDRLTPLWRRVSGGCHLNRPIRAMIEGSGFRLERLETGYLPGPKMLNFTHEGSAVPT